A region of Legionella donaldsonii DNA encodes the following proteins:
- a CDS encoding glycosyl hydrolase family 18 protein, giving the protein MRYLHVGLGILTAATGMAHASLQSTRAQPTTCITSHFSATGSQYWKSIVLKLTNNCSQAVDFQNTTISFQTTEALNTSFWGDFSPLSYPDNVLNITSQQQPGNQFLATLNLHFPSFSGANSLLPIGSSISIKYGATTDSHIEGTTNVYLSTVVETGSIQITNSSAKPTNVSQNYAMVHLTMNGQSVGDIQLPWQSSKTLSGLAAGNYTISADTVTDSAGNNYVGQANPSSVNLVANETVSSIISYAQRQQLGKLRINLQNVPNEIAGYSENPSVLITQANSGNSQTQSLSWGSVTTVSQLAEGSTYQFSTSTINYNGYNCLPTFTPASLAANATNVPVTNLTYQCIQVAQDSVRLEVNGAPPSLSALKITLTPNNGSQSVEQTIDLTNGSGSASVSLTDGVIYTVSTNAVSGYTVRFSPQPLTATPDAVEIISLTQEVASGGRIIGYIPGWKTPPTAQALANAGYTHVMIAFGVFSTSTPGVITPAFDTVTKDYIQSLHAAGIKVLLSLGGALTSLPNTSVDFHQVLTAAASAEDFKQTFINSLNGLITQYHFDGFDIDIEHGINGGGTFSQPQGDIAVLASIINTMHNQNPSLLITLTPQVANIAATRGFDQTWGNYASLVMQTHTSLAWVGIQLYNTGCAFGIDLVCYGPIPTNTPDFSVAMATDLLANWPASVNGQTTGFQPYISHLQPSQVVIGYPSANANGQSDGSPITPTATIKRAIQCLKTAVAGNTSCGSYIPPQAYGNIGGVFNWEVTYDQSNSFKFATELKNCVINGICN; this is encoded by the coding sequence ATGAGATATCTACACGTTGGATTAGGTATTTTAACGGCGGCAACAGGGATGGCACATGCTTCTCTACAATCCACTAGGGCTCAACCCACAACCTGTATTACCTCTCATTTCAGTGCGACAGGCAGTCAATACTGGAAATCAATTGTTTTAAAGTTGACGAATAATTGCAGTCAGGCCGTCGATTTTCAAAATACAACGATATCGTTTCAGACAACCGAAGCGTTAAATACGTCATTTTGGGGTGATTTTTCACCGCTGTCTTACCCTGACAACGTATTAAATATTACTTCACAACAACAACCTGGCAATCAGTTTTTAGCAACCCTTAACCTGCATTTCCCGAGCTTCTCTGGTGCTAATAGCCTTTTACCCATCGGCAGCTCTATTTCAATTAAATATGGCGCAACGACCGATAGCCATATAGAGGGTACTACCAATGTTTACCTCAGCACCGTGGTAGAAACAGGCAGTATTCAAATAACTAATTCCTCAGCGAAGCCAACGAATGTTTCGCAAAATTATGCAATGGTTCATTTGACAATGAATGGTCAATCGGTTGGCGATATCCAGTTACCCTGGCAAAGTTCAAAAACGTTATCCGGTCTTGCTGCCGGTAACTATACGATTTCAGCCGATACAGTCACCGACAGCGCCGGCAACAATTATGTAGGCCAGGCCAATCCCAGCAGTGTTAATTTAGTTGCCAATGAGACAGTGAGCTCAATAATTAGTTACGCACAGCGACAGCAACTCGGGAAATTACGCATCAATTTACAAAATGTACCTAATGAGATAGCCGGTTACAGTGAAAATCCTTCTGTCTTAATTACCCAGGCCAACTCAGGTAACTCACAAACACAATCATTAAGCTGGGGCAGTGTGACAACCGTCTCTCAATTAGCTGAGGGCTCAACTTACCAATTCTCGACATCGACCATTAATTACAATGGTTACAACTGTTTGCCAACCTTTACTCCTGCTTCTTTAGCGGCCAACGCGACCAACGTCCCAGTGACTAATTTAACCTATCAATGTATTCAGGTAGCACAAGATTCTGTGCGATTAGAGGTGAATGGCGCACCGCCTTCTTTATCTGCGTTAAAAATTACTTTAACACCCAATAACGGTTCACAGTCTGTCGAACAAACTATCGATTTAACGAATGGCAGTGGCTCAGCGTCTGTCTCTTTAACCGATGGCGTTATCTATACCGTTTCAACTAATGCGGTATCTGGCTACACGGTACGATTTTCCCCTCAGCCTTTAACAGCCACTCCAGACGCCGTTGAAATAATTAGCTTAACTCAAGAGGTTGCTTCAGGGGGACGTATTATTGGTTATATCCCGGGCTGGAAAACCCCGCCTACCGCGCAAGCCTTAGCGAATGCGGGATATACCCATGTAATGATTGCCTTTGGAGTATTTAGTACAAGTACACCTGGAGTCATCACCCCGGCTTTCGATACGGTTACGAAAGACTATATCCAGTCGCTTCATGCCGCTGGCATTAAAGTGCTTCTTTCTTTAGGCGGTGCGTTAACAAGTCTTCCTAATACAAGTGTTGATTTTCATCAAGTATTAACTGCAGCTGCTTCAGCAGAAGACTTTAAACAAACCTTTATTAATTCTTTAAATGGCTTAATCACGCAATACCATTTTGATGGTTTTGACATCGATATTGAGCACGGCATTAATGGTGGTGGGACTTTTTCTCAACCACAAGGGGATATTGCCGTACTCGCTAGCATTATCAATACGATGCACAATCAAAATCCTTCTCTCCTGATTACCTTAACGCCGCAGGTTGCTAATATTGCAGCGACAAGGGGGTTTGATCAGACCTGGGGTAATTATGCCTCGTTAGTGATGCAGACTCATACCTCTCTGGCCTGGGTTGGGATTCAGCTCTACAATACAGGCTGTGCATTTGGTATTGACCTGGTATGTTACGGTCCCATTCCTACGAATACCCCTGATTTCTCCGTCGCGATGGCTACTGATTTACTGGCAAATTGGCCTGCTAGTGTGAATGGGCAAACTACAGGCTTTCAGCCTTACATTAGCCATTTACAACCGTCACAAGTTGTCATTGGTTATCCGTCTGCTAACGCAAATGGACAAAGTGACGGCTCGCCTATAACGCCAACCGCCACGATTAAGCGCGCAATTCAATGCCTTAAAACAGCGGTTGCTGGTAATACAAGCTGCGGCAGTTATATTCCACCTCAAGCCTATGGCAATATTGGCGGTGTCTTTAATTGGGAAGTCACTTATGACCAAAGTAATAGTTTCAAATTTGCGACGGAACTAAAAAACTGTGTCATTAATGGGATTTGCAATTAA
- a CDS encoding response regulator transcription factor, with the protein MVKTKQESLRKTNLIDSPFFKVFAKNYLDYLGNSSPTNKQLAEIQALLSNTWIRLPICFDLRLSEQEKQCLYLSAQGKEVKEIAAFLKVSTRRVTQHRQSIFQKLNCKNITSAIIVGLRFGVIKAEHLLDEK; encoded by the coding sequence ATGGTGAAAACAAAGCAAGAAAGCTTGAGGAAAACGAATTTAATCGACAGTCCCTTTTTTAAAGTGTTTGCAAAGAATTACCTGGACTACTTAGGGAATAGCAGTCCTACCAACAAACAGCTAGCTGAAATCCAGGCCTTACTTTCCAATACCTGGATACGACTTCCGATTTGTTTCGACCTACGTTTAAGTGAGCAGGAAAAACAGTGCCTGTATCTATCCGCACAAGGTAAAGAGGTGAAAGAAATAGCTGCGTTTTTAAAGGTATCCACCCGAAGAGTGACTCAGCATCGGCAATCCATCTTTCAAAAATTGAATTGTAAAAATATAACCAGTGCAATTATTGTCGGGCTGCGGTTT